From Solanum stenotomum isolate F172 chromosome 2, ASM1918654v1, whole genome shotgun sequence:
gcTTATTGTTCAAATCTCGGATGAATGAAAAccttaaaataacaataaagttatttttgtatgaTCTATATCACAAAGTTGAATTATGATATCAGTCGTATCAATTACATCACCCCCTTAAAGTCTAACCTTGCTTCGAATCCTGTGTAAACgccaaatattttgtttatcaAACCTATGGTAAAGTATCATCTATGCAAAAGATCTAAAGAAACCCCAACTAATTAGTCACAACCAATTAATCAATAACAAACTTTTAGAAGAGGAAACATGGTTGCATCATTACTCAACCAAGTTGGTGTAGTgggtaaatatatatatatatattaattatatagcATGATCAAATAAAACACATATTTACATTCCACATGCATGCAACTTACTAATGAAGAAAGAGCAACTTAAAAAACAACTCACCAACATTTTCTTCATGTTGAAAGCATTCATTTCGTCCATTATGTCACATGCATGCCTCTACACTTGTAATTAAGCAAGTCAAGGTGATggcattttatttcattttcttcatgaGACCAAGTCACTTTTTGGTCCCTATACAAGTAGAAATTGTACAAAATAACAGAAAGAAAAAGAcactatgattttttttaatcggttcgttttgagttcaattaattcaaatacgTGTTAAAAGTCTCGCTTTGAGGGTAAATCATTCCCTACAAAAAGACAATTTTATATCCAGAAATCAAATACGAGATCTTTACTTGAAGATAAAAAGGCACTTATTATTTCACCGTACCTGTTTTGTAGTCAAATAGTCTATATAAACAATGGTTGATCACTTAGTACTCACATTGTCCAAGAAAGGCACAATGAGTACTACAAACTACCTAAAATTACTACTCATACTCCAAACTTTATTCTCATTATCTTACCTTACAACTAGCCAACAACCATCAACAACACCAATTACCACCACCACATCAGTGTTAGACATTGATGGTCATGAGCTACAAATTGGCttaaaatacacaattttaCCTATTAATCAAAATGGAAATAGTAGTAGTGGAGGAGTTGGTGGCTTAGCACTAGAAGCTAAAAATAGGCCATGTCCATTTTATGTCatacaaaaaaatgttgaatcATCAAATGGACTTCCAACAAGGTTTATGCCTATTGACAATaaccaacaagtcataaatttaTCTACTGATTTAAACATTGTGTTTCTTGCTTCCACAATTTGTGTTCAATCCACGGCATGGAAGGTCGGTGGCGCGGACGAGAGAACGGGAAGGAGGTATGTTATGAGTGGTGGCATGACTGGCCGGCCGGGGATTGATACAATAAGCAATTGGTTTAAAATAGAAAGGTATGGGAATAATGAGAGTTATAAAATTGTGTTTTGTCCAAGAGTTTGTAGTAGTAATTGTAAGGTAGTGTGTGGGAATGTTGGTGTTTTTAATGAGAATGGGAAGAAGTGGCTTGGGTTGAATGATGAACCACTTGTTGTTAGGTTCAAAAAAGTGTTGAATTAGTAGCAAAGAATggtacttttcatttttcttcttctaatataCTCCATTTAAAATACCTGTCatgtttcatttttcgagaatttatttgattaatcTTCAGATCCTTGTATGGTCTATGATGTTGGTGCATGATTTGTATGATATACACCTCCCCACCTCGTGTTTCAATAGTTGTCTCGCTTGTTGCTCTAGCCATTCTGTGGAGAAGAACTTatagattaatttaatattttaaaattaaaaatttgatattaaGAAATTACATGAAAATTACTATAAGTTATAATTCTTCTAATATTATTATGGGGAAAAATTACATCTTAGAATGATGGACATAATTTATGtagtttgaatttcaaaaaaagaaatatgacGAATAATTTGAAACAGGAAGAAGTATGATTTTCGTTTTCCGAGTGTGAGCTCGGAAAGTTCTATGCCGAAGTCATTCAATAGGTAAGTAACCAATTTTTGGACAATATAATGTTATTATCTTATATGGTGGATTAAGAGCAGACAACTTACCAAAGctttttaatttaatcaatcttatattatttttatttgaacttcagtcatataaaattttaatacagtaatttttttttctgaagtTGGACTATTTATCAACAACCCATATGGGGATCTCAGATTTGGTTCCATAAACAAGGGGATCCCAAACTAGCACAGTTAGGTCCAAGCCCATTTTACCCATTATTTCTCGTTTCTATATGAgataaatttcataacttttgCTTATACGAAGCTGAATAACAAACACTCCTGCATGTTGTGAGAAGGTATTAGGAAAAATTTCCCCTAAGGGGTCATAATCCTTatcttcattttcatttgaatatctttgcatacacatcATATGCACATGTTATATCTTTCTTGTTATCAAAAGCATCCACACTTTTATTGGACTCCTTTCTCCATTGCAATTTGCATGGTTTCAAATTGCTCAAGGTGTTGGAAATGGCCAAccatttctttcatttattacttCCCTATTCAAGTCATTAAGCTATATAGTTCATTAACCGCGCTCTCCGTTCATGGTAAGCTTCCCAGTTCCCAGATCAATCTTCAAGCTCAAGAATCTCCAAAGCTGATTATTTACGGAAAGCCATGTACTACCACTAGAAATCTGGATGATGATGTAGCTAAGGCACACCCATTTCAAGGTTCTTTTTACAGACAACATACAAACACTCTAAAATAAGCTCATTTCCCCTGGACTTGTTGCTAGAATTTGACCATTTTGGAAACAGAAGAAAATTCCTCCAATATTGATGATTGGCATTGCAATGCTCTCAATAACAAAAAATCGCAATCCAAATATCGAAAACTTTCAAGGTAGTGATTTTAGAATAAAACTAGCCTGTTGAGGCATTATAAGTCAGTTGGCTACGTAAAATACTAGCTCTCATGTATGGAAGTTACAGTTTAAATCTCATACCTAAAGGTATCAAGTGGCTTTGCCATTGACAAACTCTCTCTCATTTGATATTCAGTCTTATCCTTCGACATTTGAGTTGAAAAATACAtcacaaattttctttttcaactaaACAATTGTTTATATAGTAATTGATACTTTCTGAATACAACAGTGACTTTAAGTTCTTTCTACATTTCTGAATACAATAGTGACTTTAAGTTCTTTCTACATCCTTGTTTCCTAAGGACAGTAGGGATAAAGTGTATATTTGGTATTGTTACAAGGAGACAATAATGAAGTAAGCATCACTTGATCAAACTTCAACAGAATATCTTGAAGCTATTACCCGCGACTTTGAGAAGAGACTAAGAATAGGTTTCGGCAAAAGAATGAGAAGATAAGCTGATTAACTCCAAAATATGAGAGAATGACTGAGATGCTGATCCACCTTAATATCATATGTACTTCACCAGCCATTCCAAGCTCTGTCATGTATGAATATGCCATTAGGAAAAAACTTCTTTGATAAGCTAAAAGCAGCAACGTTAACTTCATTTACTAATATCACAACTTTGATTATACAACTGTGACTCTTCCTGTGTTTCTGCAGAGAAACAAGACGAGCTAAATATTGCTAGGTAGGGATATAGTACCTTGATGCATTCAGGTAAATCTTCGTCTTTTATTTTGGCATGAGTCTGTGAATGA
This genomic window contains:
- the LOC125855576 gene encoding kunitz trypsin inhibitor 5-like, encoding MSTTNYLKLLLILQTLFSLSYLTTSQQPSTTPITTTTSVLDIDGHELQIGLKYTILPINQNGNSSSGGVGGLALEAKNRPCPFYVIQKNVESSNGLPTRFMPIDNNQQVINLSTDLNIVFLASTICVQSTAWKVGGADERTGRRYVMSGGMTGRPGIDTISNWFKIERYGNNESYKIVFCPRVCSSNCKVVCGNVGVFNENGKKWLGLNDEPLVVRFKKVLN